TGGAAGTCGGCCATCGGCCATGCGCAGGCTGAGCTGTAGCCCCTGATGGCCGAGATCAAAGGCAGCCCCTGCTCCATCCAGTTGCCATCCCCATCCGCCGCAACGCGTTTCAAGGCCTCTGTCGTTGCGTCCAACCACGATCATTCCCGTGCCGCTGATCAGCACAACGCCGGCATCGTTGGGGAACGCTCCACGCAGGGCAGTGCGTTCGTCGCCTGTGGCGATGCAGTGCTTTTTTGGCAGCTCGAGACTGGCTGATAACAAATCTCTGGCACGGTTTTGAAGCGCTGTGCCCTGCTCCACTCCGCTGGCACCAACGGCGGCAGCTGTGATCTCCAGCCCGTCGGGATTGGCGGCTTGCAGGCTGCTGCGAAGGGCCTCCATGAAGCGCGTTTCGCCTCCGCTGGCTTGGAGATGGCTGACGCCACTGCCCTGGCCCTCGCCTAGCGGTTGCCAGGTCCCGTTGTGCCAACGGCTCAGCTTGCAGCGGCAATGGGTTTGGCCAGCATCGAAGCCAGCCAAAATTAGTGCGTTACTCATGGCTGGTCTGGTGAGCCTGACTCAGGGTTGCCAGGCAAAACCAACCGATGATTTGTACTTCTGGTCGAAAAAAAATCGTATCCGTGGCGCCTTGGACGACCAGTCCGGCGATGGCGGCAAGGCAGCCCAGCCAGGGCAACGCCAGGGCAGCCGTTGAACGCAGGGCTGTGAGGCCGTTGCGAAGACTGGCTCCCGCTAACCCAAGAGCAGCGATTAGGCCTGGAATGCCCGTTTCAACGAGGAGTTCCAGGGGAACGGAATAGGCGCTCAGGGCATTGAACTTGGGTTGTTGATAGAGGGGGTAAATGGCATTGAAGGCGGCGTTGCCTGGCCCGATGCCGAGCCAGGGCCGGTCTTGAATCATCTCCACTGCGGCCAACCACACGTTGATGCGGAAGTTGTTGGAGCTATCGCCTCGTCCCGCCAGCAGGCTGGCGACCCGTGTACGGATCGGATCCACCTGCGTGACTGCGATCGCCAAGGCCACACCAGCCAGTACCAGCAGAGCGATGGGGACGAGACGCCGCCACAGTTTTGGCCAGCTGCGGATGGCACGCAACACGAGCAGCAGCACCAGCACACCAAGGACCGCGAGCATGCCGAGCCAGCCCCCGCGGCTGTAGCTAAACAGGGTGGCCGTTGCTCCCAAACCGAGTGCAATAGCTGCATAGCAACGTGCCCCCCAGCCCCTCCAGCGGATCAAGGCAACGAGCGCCAACGGCAGGATTGGCACCAGATATCCCGCCAGCAGATTGGGGTTGCCTAGGGGGCCATAAACCCTGATCGTCCCTGCGGCTACGGAGTTGGGGTCGGCCCAGCGTGCGAGCTCCTCAGTGGGTCCGTAAAGCTGGCGCAAGGCCATCACACTGGTGAGTAATTCACCGCCCAGCAACGCGGCCAAGAGTCGGTCCCACCACTCGGGTCGTTCGGCCAGTAGCTGGCGCATCAGGGCATACACACCGAGATAGCTGAGCAGTTTGATCAAGCCTTTCGCTGCTGCGGCAGGAACAGGGGAGAATCCTGTTGCGAGTAGGGCGATGCCAACAAACAACAGCACCCAGGCGCTGATGGCACCGATGCGCTGCGGTCGGCTCACGCTGGACCAGAGGATCCACAGCGCTCCGCAAGCCAGAACCACGAGCGCGAGTCCCGTTCGCGTGAGGAAGGGCAGTCCTGCGAGCAGAACCATGAGCAGGATGCTGGCCAACCAGCGAAGGCGTCTGCGCTGCGGATCACTCGCGGGCAGGACTCCTTGCCAGCGCAACAACAAAGGTGGTGGGGCCGGAGCCTCAGCCATGAGGTGTGGGTGCAGCGTCTTTGGAATTATCAACCTGTTGCCAAGCCATCTCCAGATCCCTTAATGCTGGAAGCGCAGCCTGGGTGCGCTCAAACAGCACGCGATAGGTGGGTTGTCCCTGGTCCTGGACGTAGCGCTCCCGTTCCGTCGCTACGGGCAATGGATTGCTGGTTCGCCATGGCTGTGGATCGTCTTTCGGGCGGGCAAAGCAGTTGGAGAGCTCCACGAGGGCCACCATCGGTTCGATCACTGCCAACACATCACTTTGCAGAAACAGATGTCGGCCGGGATGGAGTGCGGCGGCGATGGCATGCAAGAGGGCGGGTTGCAGCACTCGGCGTTTGCGATGGCGTTGTTTGAACCAGGGATCTGGAAACTGAATGCTCACCAGCTGCAACTGGTCTGGTGGCAACGCTGCCATCCAAGCTTCCAGGCTGATATTGGCGTTGCAAAATAAAAAATGAAGGTTGTGCTGCTGCAGCCGGTCACGATCCCGTTGGGCTGCTTGCACCAGGGGCCTGCGGATCTCAACTCCGAGGTGGTTTCGATCGGGCTGCATCGCCGCCAGCTCCAACAGAAAAAAGCCTCGAGCGCAACCAATATCGAGATGGATCGGCAGGTTGGGATGCGCAAACAGCATCTGTGGCGCCGGTAGCTCCAGCGGCAACTGAAAGAAGCGGCTGAGGGGATTGACGTGCTGGCGCATCACCCCTCAGGTAACTCAACAAGAGGTGCGTGGCGGAGTAAGCCCCAGCAAGCGGTGTAACCATGCAGGTAGGTGGTGTTGCTCAAGGGTCCGATCTCGCCGTTGCAGAACGCTCCGGCGATTGGAAGATCGGGCATCACGTCTCGAGCGATCGAAACATCACCGTTGGCTTCTCCAAACAGCCCGCTCCCTCGACCGAGGCAGGCAAACAACAGACCGCAGAGGGGAGGTGGCAAGGGACAACGCTCTTGGCTGACCTCCAGCAGCTGGCGTGCCTCCTGCCTTGATGACTGCGCTTCTCGGAGCTGAAACTGCACGTGTTGGCCTGGGCGGACCCGCTCAGCGACGGCGACTGCACCATTTCGTGGGTCGACGCCAATCAGATTGCGTACCAGAAAATCGCTGGGGCACTCCTGCATCAGATTGCGACGTTCCACCCCAAGGAACAGGGAGTGCTGCACCAGCTCTCTGTCCTCCGCATTGAGATCGGCCAGGACGCGTTGTAAGCAGGCCACAGGCGTGTCGCGACGATCACCATCGCTGAGTTCCAGCAGGACGTTGCGTTGGGCTTGTTCGATCGCAAACACGGGACCAATCGGTCGGCAGCCCTGGGCAACAACCGGATCAAGAACCCAGTCGCCACCGATGCTCACCCCAGCGGCACCATTGATGATCTGACCATTGAGGAGCAGGGATCCATGGCTGGCGTTATGGGGTGCGGCAATTCCTCCGATGATCGCAGCGTTGGGATAGGCGTAATCCAGGCCGCTGATGAGGTCGTTGATCGCTCCGCAACTGGGATCGATGAACAGCAACAGGGAGCGGCTGTTTGCTGGGTCCACGCTGACCCAGTCCTGCCAGTTTTGAACCGGTCCATCAAGGTCCGGGAGAGAGCCAGTGTCCAGTTGAAACGGCTTCAGCTGAGCTCCCGGGAGATTTAAGAGGGTGATGCTGAGGGCCGTGGTCTGTTCCAGCTCTTGCGATCGCCCGGCACTGTCCGTTCCAACAACGCCGCCTCCAACAAAACCAATCCAGTGTTCGGCCTGGATTCGCTGGCTGAGAAGCGGAAGCAACCGCGGCAGATCGCTGGCGAAATGGTTGGAAACAAAAACCAGGGCTAAATCGCCTTTTTCCGAGCCAAGTTGATTGGTGACATCTTTTGAAGCCTCCTCTAGAGAGGCACAGCCACTGAGTGCCGTTCGGCACTTGGCCTGGGCTCCGGAGCCTCGGAACCAATCGAGGGGGTTGAACGGAACCATGTATTGGACCTTACCAATCTTGAGGGCTAGGTCGATGGCATCGATAATGGCTCCACCTTGAACCTGCCTGGTGCCTGATCTCCCCTATCGCAGTTTGGTTTGGCTGACGTATCGCCTGGGTGCAACGTTTGCCCTCGGCGTCCCGCTTGTGTTGCTGATCTGGGCAGGTGTGCGGCGTGAGCCAGCCATTGTGCGATTGCTGGGTCTGTACTGGAAGGTGGCAAGCCTGCTTCCCATCAGTGTGTTGCTGCTCACCGATCGGCGTCCGATCGGCTATGTCATGGCCTTCCTTGCCCCAGTCCTGATGGCGGTTTCGGTGTGGTTCTGGGTGGATCTCAATGAAGAGCTGGCGGACAGTGCACCGGGTAGTGCCCTACCGCTGACCGTTCGTATTTGGCGCTGGGCGCTCAGTGGATTTGCCTTGCTTGCGGCGGGGATGTCAGCCACGGCATTGCGCTGTGCGGACCAACTGAGCGGTGCTGAGTGCTTGGCCTGGCTGGAAGGCCCCCAGGGATTGCATCGTGTCGCCGAGCGTTTGTTCGATTTCGTTTTCGGTGGTCAGTGGAGTGAGGCTGTTGCCGCATTTATTGGCTATGTGGCTTTAGTGGCCTATGTGGTGGGGCTCCTCCAGTGGCTCCTCGTGCGTCTGCCACGTCAAGGGCGGGTGGCTGGTGAGTTCTGATTCGTTGTTGCCGGCTCTTGAAGCGATCAGTCGCGATCGTCCCGATCGCGTGTTGCGCCTGCGAGGAACTGTGCAGACCTCTGAACGGGAAGAAGAAGCCCTTGAAGTGTTGATCTTTCGTGGCTTCAGCAGCTGCACCACCCATCCCACGGATTTTGATCCGGATCGAACCGTGCTGCCTGATGGAGCGGCACTTGAAACCGCTGAATTGTTGCGCGGTCCACTCAATCCTCAGCGGGAGGAGAGGCTGATCGGGCCCCTGCCTCCTGAGCAATTGATCGATGCAGACCACTGGATCTAACTATTAGCGCCGTTCCAGTACGGACACGCAGCGACCGCACAAGCCTGGGTGATCACTGTTCTGACCGATGTCGCTTTCATAATGCCAACAGCGCTCACACTTCTGACCTCGAGACAGGGCTACTTCGATCGCGGCGAGCTCGTTGTCATCACTGGCCAGCAATTCGGCCCAGGGCTCGCCTCCAAGCTGCAACTGGGACACGAGTAGCCAGTCGCGCAGGCCATCCACCTCTTGGTCCCCTTTGCTTTGGAGCCAGTGAAGGGCGTCTTGGAGTGCGGGGGTGCGCGCTTCGAGGCGAACTGCCGCTTCAAGCGATGCTCCGAGCTTGCGCTTGCTTCGGCATTCTTCCAGCACCTTGTTCACCGCTGCGCGCAGCTCGCGAAGTTCCTGCATAGGGGCTCGAAGGCTGTCATCGCGCCACTCCTCCGGCACGCTGGGCCAGCCGCTGAGAAACACCGACTCGGTCCCTGTGGGATAGGGGATGTTTTGCCAGATGTCTTCCGCCATATGGCAAAGCACCGGGGCGATGGCCGCGGCCAGACGTTCGATGATCAGCGCCATCACGGTTTGGCAGCTGCGGCGACGCTTGTCGTTGGGGGCGCTGACGTACAGGCGGTCTTTGGCAATGTCGAGATAGAAGTTCGAAAGATCGGCGACGCAGAAGTTCTGCAGGAGCTGGAAGAAGCGGAAGAATTCATAGCGTTCAAACGCTTCACTGATCTGGTCGAGCACGGTCGCAGTGCGCTGCAACATCCAGCGATCGAGCAATGGCAAATCGCTGATGGCGATCGCATCACGGCTTGGGTTGAAGTCGTGAAGATTGCCGAGGAGGTAGCGCGAGGTGTTGCGCACCTTGCGATAGACGTCAGAAAGCTGCCGAAGGATGCCAGCACCGATCGGCACATCTGCCGAATAATCCACAGAACTCACCCAAAGGCGCAGTACATCAGCGCCGTAGGCGGGTTCTTGCTTTTGGTTTTTGCCGCCTTCGATGATCACCATCGGGTCCACAACATTGCCCAGTGATTTGCTCATCTTTCGGCCTTTCTCATCCAAGGCAAAGCCATGGGTGAGCACGGTTCGGTAGGGAGCTGTTCCGTTGACTGCGACCGAGGTCAACAACGAGGACTGGAACCAGCCGCGATGCTGATCTGATCCTTCTAAGTACAGATCTGCGGGGTAGCTAAGACCTTCGCGTTGGCTCGATACGGAGGCCCAGCTGGAGCCGGAATCGAACCACACATCCATGGTGTCGGTGCCCTTACGCCAGAGATGTGCTTCTGCGCTGTGGCTGGAGGGGAGGAGATCAGCCTCGTCTTTTTCCCACCAAATGTCGGCTCCGTGTTCTGCGATCAGCGCTTTGACAT
The window above is part of the Synechococcus sp. WH 8020 genome. Proteins encoded here:
- a CDS encoding IctB family putative bicarbonate transporter, with protein sequence MAEAPAPPPLLLRWQGVLPASDPQRRRLRWLASILLMVLLAGLPFLTRTGLALVVLACGALWILWSSVSRPQRIGAISAWVLLFVGIALLATGFSPVPAAAAKGLIKLLSYLGVYALMRQLLAERPEWWDRLLAALLGGELLTSVMALRQLYGPTEELARWADPNSVAAGTIRVYGPLGNPNLLAGYLVPILPLALVALIRWRGWGARCYAAIALGLGATATLFSYSRGGWLGMLAVLGVLVLLLVLRAIRSWPKLWRRLVPIALLVLAGVALAIAVTQVDPIRTRVASLLAGRGDSSNNFRINVWLAAVEMIQDRPWLGIGPGNAAFNAIYPLYQQPKFNALSAYSVPLELLVETGIPGLIAALGLAGASLRNGLTALRSTAALALPWLGCLAAIAGLVVQGATDTIFFRPEVQIIGWFCLATLSQAHQTSHE
- a CDS encoding DUF3177 family protein, with protein sequence MPDLPYRSLVWLTYRLGATFALGVPLVLLIWAGVRREPAIVRLLGLYWKVASLLPISVLLLTDRRPIGYVMAFLAPVLMAVSVWFWVDLNEELADSAPGSALPLTVRIWRWALSGFALLAAGMSATALRCADQLSGAECLAWLEGPQGLHRVAERLFDFVFGGQWSEAVAAFIGYVALVAYVVGLLQWLLVRLPRQGRVAGEF
- the trmB gene encoding tRNA (guanosine(46)-N7)-methyltransferase TrmB, with protein sequence MRQHVNPLSRFFQLPLELPAPQMLFAHPNLPIHLDIGCARGFFLLELAAMQPDRNHLGVEIRRPLVQAAQRDRDRLQQHNLHFLFCNANISLEAWMAALPPDQLQLVSIQFPDPWFKQRHRKRRVLQPALLHAIAAALHPGRHLFLQSDVLAVIEPMVALVELSNCFARPKDDPQPWRTSNPLPVATERERYVQDQGQPTYRVLFERTQAALPALRDLEMAWQQVDNSKDAAPTPHG
- a CDS encoding FIST signal transduction protein codes for the protein MVPFNPLDWFRGSGAQAKCRTALSGCASLEEASKDVTNQLGSEKGDLALVFVSNHFASDLPRLLPLLSQRIQAEHWIGFVGGGVVGTDSAGRSQELEQTTALSITLLNLPGAQLKPFQLDTGSLPDLDGPVQNWQDWVSVDPANSRSLLLFIDPSCGAINDLISGLDYAYPNAAIIGGIAAPHNASHGSLLLNGQIINGAAGVSIGGDWVLDPVVAQGCRPIGPVFAIEQAQRNVLLELSDGDRRDTPVACLQRVLADLNAEDRELVQHSLFLGVERRNLMQECPSDFLVRNLIGVDPRNGAVAVAERVRPGQHVQFQLREAQSSRQEARQLLEVSQERCPLPPPLCGLLFACLGRGSGLFGEANGDVSIARDVMPDLPIAGAFCNGEIGPLSNTTYLHGYTACWGLLRHAPLVELPEG
- a CDS encoding BadF/BadG/BcrA/BcrD ATPase family protein; this encodes MSNALILAGFDAGQTHCRCKLSRWHNGTWQPLGEGQGSGVSHLQASGGETRFMEALRSSLQAANPDGLEITAAAVGASGVEQGTALQNRARDLLSASLELPKKHCIATGDERTALRGAFPNDAGVVLISGTGMIVVGRNDRGLETRCGGWGWQLDGAGAAFDLGHQGLQLSLRMADGRLPDGPLRKQLWQVLGCRTATDVKAFVVQPDYQPAQLAQLAPLVCAAAEAGNVEAAAILDRSGDALAEAAQAVASTLGLTKPKLCARGGALQNLAPLQQAVDTSLRRRQVDARWDERSGDACDGALTLALESC
- a CDS encoding DUF7734 family protein, yielding MSSDSLLPALEAISRDRPDRVLRLRGTVQTSEREEEALEVLIFRGFSSCTTHPTDFDPDRTVLPDGAALETAELLRGPLNPQREERLIGPLPPEQLIDADHWI